One window of Pseudomonas sp. FP198 genomic DNA carries:
- the rnr gene encoding ribonuclease R — translation MADWQSLDPEAAREAEKYENPIPSRELILAHLADRGSPASREQLVEEFGLTTEDQLEALRRRLRAMERDAQLIYTRRGTYAPVDKLDLILGRIAGHRDGFGFLIPDDGSDDLFMSPAQMRLVFDGDRALARVSGLDRRGRREGVIVEVVSRAHETIVGRYFEEGGIGFVVADNPKIQQEVLVTPGRNANAQVGQFVEVKITHWPTPRFQPQGDVVEVVGNYMAPGMEIDVALRTYDIPHVWPEAVLKEAAKLKPEVEEKDKEKRIDLRHLPFVTIDGEDARDFDDAVYCEAKPGKLRLFSGGWKLYVAIADVSSYVKLGSALDAEAQVRGNSVYFPERVVPMLPEQLSNGLCSLNPQVDRLAMVCEMDISKSGEMTNYCFYEAVIHSHARLTYNKVSAMLETPKLAESRKLRGEYTDVVPHLKQLYALYKVLLAARHVRGAIDFETQETRIIFGTERKIAEIRPTIRNDAHKLIEECMLAANVATAEFLKKHEIPALYRVHDGPPPERLEKLRAFLGELGLSLHKGKEGPSPKDYQALLASIKDRPDFHLIQTVMLRSLSQAVYSADNQGHFGLNYEAYTHFTSPIRRYPDLLTHRAIRSVIHSKMDTPHVKRAGAMTIPKARIYPYDEAALEQLGEQCSMSERRADEATRDVVNWLKCEYMKDRVGESFPGVITAVTGFGLFVELTDIYVEGLVHVTALPGDYYHFDPVHHRLAGERTGRSFRLGDTVEVRVMRVDLDERKIDFEMAEKTISAPIGRKKRGTETAAPATKTAAEPAPAKSGRRGSAKEKAVEAYRPSDAAAKNAELRKSREMKQALLAEAKNGGKAASGGKTGRSAPDKATSKPSKHRKGPPKAGSSPAKNGGARKPKGKS, via the coding sequence ATGGCCGATTGGCAGTCCCTCGATCCCGAGGCCGCTCGTGAAGCGGAAAAATATGAAAACCCTATTCCTAGCCGCGAACTGATCCTGGCGCATCTCGCCGATCGGGGTTCGCCTGCTAGCCGTGAGCAGTTGGTCGAAGAATTCGGTCTGACCACCGAGGACCAGCTCGAAGCCCTGCGCCGCCGTCTGCGCGCCATGGAGCGCGACGCTCAACTGATCTACACCCGCCGTGGCACTTATGCGCCGGTCGACAAGCTCGATCTGATCCTGGGGCGTATTGCCGGGCACCGCGACGGCTTCGGCTTCCTGATTCCGGATGACGGCAGTGACGACCTGTTCATGAGCCCGGCGCAGATGCGCCTGGTGTTCGACGGCGATCGCGCCTTGGCCCGTGTCTCCGGCCTGGATCGCCGCGGGCGTCGTGAGGGTGTGATCGTCGAAGTGGTGTCCCGTGCCCACGAGACCATTGTCGGTCGTTATTTCGAAGAAGGCGGCATCGGTTTTGTCGTTGCCGACAACCCGAAGATCCAGCAGGAAGTGCTGGTGACGCCGGGCCGCAACGCCAACGCCCAGGTCGGTCAGTTCGTCGAGGTGAAAATCACCCACTGGCCAACCCCGCGCTTCCAGCCACAAGGCGACGTGGTCGAAGTGGTCGGCAACTACATGGCCCCGGGCATGGAAATCGACGTTGCCCTGCGCACCTATGACATCCCCCACGTCTGGCCTGAGGCGGTGCTCAAGGAAGCTGCCAAGCTCAAGCCGGAAGTCGAAGAGAAGGACAAAGAGAAGCGCATCGACCTGCGCCATCTGCCTTTCGTTACGATTGACGGTGAAGACGCCCGGGACTTCGACGACGCGGTCTACTGCGAAGCCAAGCCAGGCAAGTTGCGCTTGTTCTCCGGCGGCTGGAAGTTGTACGTGGCGATTGCCGACGTTTCCAGCTACGTAAAGCTCGGCTCGGCACTGGATGCCGAGGCCCAGGTGCGCGGCAACTCGGTGTATTTCCCCGAGCGCGTCGTGCCGATGCTGCCCGAGCAGTTGTCCAACGGCCTGTGTTCGCTCAATCCCCAGGTCGATCGCCTGGCCATGGTTTGCGAGATGGATATCTCCAAATCCGGCGAGATGACCAACTACTGCTTCTATGAAGCGGTGATCCATTCCCATGCCCGCCTGACCTACAACAAGGTCAGTGCGATGCTGGAAACGCCGAAACTCGCCGAATCGCGCAAGCTGCGCGGCGAATACACCGACGTCGTGCCGCACCTCAAGCAGCTTTATGCGCTGTACAAGGTATTGCTGGCGGCGCGTCACGTGCGGGGCGCGATCGATTTCGAAACCCAGGAAACCCGGATCATCTTCGGTACCGAGCGCAAGATCGCCGAGATCCGTCCGACGATTCGCAACGACGCCCACAAGCTGATCGAGGAATGCATGCTGGCGGCCAACGTGGCCACTGCCGAATTCCTCAAGAAGCATGAGATTCCTGCGTTGTACCGCGTCCACGACGGTCCGCCGCCGGAGCGTCTGGAAAAATTGCGGGCATTCCTGGGCGAGCTTGGCCTGTCGTTGCACAAGGGCAAGGAAGGTCCGTCGCCGAAGGATTACCAGGCCTTGCTGGCAAGCATCAAGGATCGTCCGGATTTCCACCTGATCCAGACCGTGATGCTGCGTTCGCTGAGCCAGGCGGTGTACAGCGCCGACAACCAGGGCCACTTCGGCCTGAATTACGAAGCCTACACCCACTTTACCTCGCCGATCCGTCGCTACCCCGACCTGCTCACGCACCGGGCGATTCGCAGCGTGATCCACTCGAAGATGGACACCCCGCACGTCAAGCGTGCCGGCGCGATGACCATCCCCAAGGCGCGTATCTACCCGTACGACGAGGCGGCCCTGGAGCAGCTCGGCGAGCAATGCTCGATGAGCGAGCGGCGTGCCGACGAAGCGACCCGCGACGTGGTGAACTGGCTCAAGTGCGAGTACATGAAGGATCGCGTGGGTGAGTCTTTCCCGGGCGTGATCACCGCCGTGACCGGTTTTGGCCTGTTCGTCGAGCTGACCGATATCTACGTCGAAGGCCTGGTGCATGTCACCGCGCTGCCGGGCGACTACTACCACTTCGATCCTGTGCACCACCGCCTGGCGGGCGAGCGCACCGGTCGCAGCTTCCGTCTTGGCGATACCGTCGAAGTGCGGGTGATGCGCGTCGATCTGGACGAGCGCAAGATCGACTTCGAAATGGCGGAAAAAACCATCAGCGCGCCGATCGGTCGCAAGAAGCGCGGCACCGAAACGGCTGCGCCAGCAACCAAGACCGCCGCCGAGCCTGCCCCCGCCAAGTCGGGGCGCCGCGGTTCGGCCAAGGAGAAGGCCGTCGAGGCCTATCGCCCGAGCGATGCGGCGGCGAAAAATGCCGAGTTGCGCAAAAGCCGTGAAATGAAACAGGCGTTGCTGGCCGAAGCCAAGAACGGTGGTAAAGCGGCGTCTGGGGGAAAGACCGGAAGGTCGGCCCCGGACAAGGCGACCAGCAAGCCGAGCAAGCACCGTAAAGGTCCGCCGAAAGCGGGCTCGTCCCCAGCCAAGAATGGTGGGGCGCGTAAACCCAAGGGCAAGTCATGA
- a CDS encoding extracellular solute-binding protein gives MMFRTTLRRALTCTLLGLTLATPLTQAADKVELTLYNGQHKEVGDELAKAFEAKTGIHVNVRKGSSNQLASQIVEEGERSPADVIYTEESPPLNKLGEQGLLAKIDDATLNVLPKDYVASNGTWMGVTARVRVVAYNPKLIDEKDLPKTVLDFAQPQWQGKVGFVPTSGAFQEQAVAIIKLHGMDAAEEWLTGLRAFGKVYSNNMVALKAVENGEVATVLVNNYYWFALQREKGQLDSRLHYFTGGDAGGLVTVSSAAALKSSKHPKEAQQLLAYMASEEGQRVITQTSAEYPLHKGMVSDRGLKPFSELEPPKVTPADLGNAEEALELEREVGLN, from the coding sequence ATGATGTTTCGAACCACCCTGCGCCGCGCCCTGACCTGCACCCTGCTCGGCCTGACCCTCGCAACGCCCCTCACCCAAGCCGCCGACAAGGTGGAACTGACTCTCTACAACGGCCAGCACAAAGAAGTTGGCGATGAACTGGCCAAGGCCTTTGAGGCCAAGACCGGCATCCACGTCAACGTGCGCAAGGGCAGCAGCAACCAGCTCGCCAGCCAGATCGTCGAAGAAGGCGAGCGCTCCCCGGCCGACGTGATCTACACCGAAGAGTCGCCGCCATTGAACAAGCTCGGCGAGCAAGGGCTGCTGGCGAAGATCGACGATGCCACGCTCAACGTACTACCCAAGGATTATGTTGCGAGCAATGGCACCTGGATGGGCGTGACCGCCCGCGTGCGTGTGGTTGCCTACAACCCCAAACTGATCGACGAGAAAGATCTGCCGAAAACCGTCCTCGATTTCGCCCAGCCGCAATGGCAGGGCAAGGTCGGCTTTGTACCAACCAGCGGCGCGTTCCAGGAGCAAGCCGTCGCCATCATCAAGTTGCACGGGATGGACGCCGCCGAGGAATGGCTCACCGGGCTGCGCGCGTTCGGCAAGGTCTACAGCAACAACATGGTTGCCCTCAAGGCCGTGGAAAACGGCGAAGTGGCGACGGTCCTGGTGAATAATTACTACTGGTTCGCGCTGCAGCGAGAGAAAGGCCAGCTCGATTCCCGGCTGCACTATTTCACCGGTGGCGATGCCGGTGGCCTGGTGACCGTGTCCAGCGCTGCCGCGCTGAAATCCAGCAAGCACCCCAAGGAAGCCCAACAACTGCTCGCCTACATGGCCAGTGAAGAAGGCCAGCGCGTGATCACCCAGACGTCCGCCGAGTACCCTCTGCACAAAGGCATGGTGTCGGACCGCGGCCTCAAGCCGTTCAGTGAACTTGAACCGCCAAAAGTCACTCCGGCCGACCTCGGCAATGCTGAAGAAGCCCTGGAACTGGAACGTGAAGTCGGCCTGAACTGA
- a CDS encoding iron ABC transporter permease, producing MTPSLNAPPAAGSYIPRRKRPSIGLLLPVLLLVLLSALPLLYVIAKAWQAGWTEALHLLWRPYVFGLLRNTLALMIGVTLACGVIGLSLAWLLERSNLPGRRVWGVILCLPFAVPAFVSSFTWVSLSAQFEGLGGAILVMTLSKYPLIFLPVAATLRNLDPSLEESARTLGQNRWGVFFRVTLPLLWPSLLAGSLLIALHMLVEFGALSIIGLQTFTTAIYQQFELEFSNANAAMLSAVLLVLCLALLWLELRVRGKGRHVRTGQGAARRAEQVRLGPWALLGQLYCAALTVIGSGIPLGMLVYWLAVGTSAAFPVGEIGEALLSSLALSLGGAALCLVLAVPVGLLVVRHKGRLALWAERLPYLLHALPGLVIALSLVYFALHYVPALYQTSGLLLIAYALLFLPLAQAPVRTALNKAAPQLEEAARTLGASSFSAFCRVTLPIIFPALGAAFALVFLDAMKELTATLLLSPTGLDTLATAVWAHTSNVEFAAAAPYAALLILVSGLPVYLLTTRMYLSR from the coding sequence ATGACACCGTCGCTGAACGCTCCCCCTGCCGCGGGGAGCTATATTCCCCGGCGCAAGCGCCCGTCGATCGGCCTGCTGCTCCCGGTTCTGCTGCTGGTGCTGCTGAGCGCGTTGCCACTGCTGTATGTCATCGCGAAGGCCTGGCAGGCCGGTTGGACAGAAGCATTGCACTTGCTCTGGCGGCCTTATGTATTCGGCCTGCTGCGCAATACCCTGGCGCTGATGATCGGTGTCACGCTGGCCTGTGGCGTGATCGGCCTGTCCCTGGCCTGGCTTTTGGAGCGCAGCAACCTGCCGGGACGCAGGGTCTGGGGCGTGATCCTCTGCCTGCCATTCGCGGTGCCGGCGTTTGTCAGCAGCTTCACCTGGGTATCGCTCAGCGCGCAATTTGAGGGCCTGGGCGGGGCCATCCTGGTCATGACCCTGTCCAAATATCCGCTGATTTTCCTGCCGGTGGCGGCAACGCTACGCAACCTCGACCCCTCCCTCGAGGAGTCCGCACGAACCCTGGGGCAAAATCGCTGGGGCGTGTTTTTTCGCGTCACCCTGCCACTGCTCTGGCCTTCACTGCTGGCCGGCTCACTGTTGATTGCCTTGCACATGCTGGTGGAGTTCGGCGCGTTGTCGATCATCGGACTGCAAACGTTTACCACCGCGATCTACCAACAATTCGAGCTGGAGTTCAGCAACGCCAATGCCGCCATGCTGTCGGCGGTGCTGTTGGTGCTCTGCCTGGCACTGTTGTGGCTGGAATTGCGCGTGCGCGGCAAGGGCCGCCATGTACGCACCGGACAAGGCGCGGCACGCCGCGCGGAGCAGGTACGGCTCGGCCCCTGGGCGCTCCTCGGCCAGCTGTATTGCGCGGCATTGACGGTCATTGGCAGCGGTATTCCGCTGGGGATGCTGGTGTATTGGCTGGCGGTGGGGACTTCCGCCGCTTTCCCGGTAGGCGAGATCGGCGAAGCCCTGCTGTCATCCCTGGCGCTGTCACTGGGCGGCGCCGCGCTCTGCCTCGTACTCGCGGTGCCGGTCGGCCTGCTGGTGGTGCGTCACAAGGGGCGCCTGGCGCTATGGGCAGAACGCCTGCCGTATTTGCTGCATGCACTGCCAGGCCTGGTGATTGCCCTGAGCCTGGTGTATTTCGCGCTGCACTATGTGCCGGCGCTCTATCAGACCTCGGGTTTGCTGCTGATTGCCTACGCGCTGCTGTTCCTGCCGCTGGCCCAGGCGCCGGTGCGTACGGCGCTGAACAAGGCCGCGCCGCAGCTGGAAGAAGCGGCTCGCACGCTGGGGGCTTCGTCTTTCAGTGCGTTTTGCCGGGTGACCTTGCCGATTATCTTCCCGGCGCTGGGGGCAGCATTTGCGCTGGTGTTCCTGGACGCGATGAAAGAACTGACCGCCACGCTGCTGCTGAGCCCAACTGGACTCGATACCCTCGCGACAGCGGTCTGGGCACACACTTCGAACGTCGAGTTTGCGGCAGCGGCGCCTTACGCGGCGCTGCTTATCCTGGTGTCGGGGTTGCCGGTCTATTTGCTGACGACGCGGATGTATCTGAGCCGCTGA
- a CDS encoding methyl-accepting chemotaxis protein: MSAVLSLLQSRLLRPVFVTLGIALLVQVLVAVALTRSTVTALEADLNARLGADSQKLAGELEQAGREVTSSLDSLSASTRQRLNAGLSSRLKEEQAHLRATLEKDLRDSANDMAQLLASVAPRAMWDSDVPTLSEFARRAQRNPNVLFVIYDDAAGEHLTRYLNRENPINKALLEKGKGERALDKVLDAAKNDPSVYYLEASINPNGVEIGKVLMGVSTASVETDLKALDQRFSALIASSDQLVGDSLKGAAADSATAMRGRLGSAQATATQMQTNTAATVQEAAGTLRWRIGLGLALVGFGVLALLAVVLGRRVVNRLKLLIAAMNDLAAGEGDLTKRVQISSKDEIGEMASAVNRFVDKLQPIVREAGDVAQRTGQEIGAMTLRNSGADAAAGMQRDEVAESLRALSQMADEAQSESQAMQAALQQVVEIRQATDETTRTAAKVGGLIEALAGQVDTGAKVIERLAQQSEQIEVVLTVIHGIAEQTNLLALNAAIEAARAGETGRGFAVVADEVRALASKTQSSTGDIQAHIVALQQGAREAVAAIGQAGRQANEGLAVLRDSARLQQSVQVSVEQVHAAIGLATQAAAHQAQGAQAVRGRVETIHAQAEKAAQAVVETTASGKVLDGLAAQLKASLGQFRA; encoded by the coding sequence GTGTCGGCCGTTCTCTCACTGTTACAAAGCCGTTTGCTGCGGCCTGTTTTCGTTACGCTCGGTATCGCCCTTTTGGTGCAGGTACTGGTCGCCGTTGCGCTGACCCGAAGCACGGTCACCGCGCTGGAGGCCGACCTGAACGCGCGCCTGGGGGCTGACAGCCAGAAACTCGCCGGGGAGCTGGAGCAGGCCGGGCGTGAAGTCACCTCGAGCCTCGATAGCCTTTCCGCCAGCACCCGCCAACGGTTGAACGCCGGTTTGTCCTCGCGGCTGAAGGAAGAGCAGGCCCATCTGCGTGCGACTCTGGAAAAAGACCTGAGGGATTCCGCCAATGATATGGCGCAGCTTTTGGCCTCGGTCGCGCCTCGCGCCATGTGGGACAGCGACGTGCCGACCCTTTCCGAATTCGCCCGCCGCGCCCAGCGCAATCCCAACGTGTTGTTCGTCATCTATGACGACGCTGCCGGCGAACACCTGACTCGTTATCTGAACCGGGAAAACCCGATCAACAAGGCCCTCCTGGAAAAAGGCAAGGGCGAGCGGGCATTGGACAAGGTGCTGGACGCGGCGAAGAACGACCCGTCGGTCTATTACCTCGAAGCATCGATCAACCCCAACGGTGTGGAAATCGGCAAAGTGCTGATGGGCGTTTCCACCGCCTCGGTGGAAACCGATCTGAAAGCGCTGGACCAGCGCTTCTCCGCATTGATCGCCAGCAGCGACCAACTGGTCGGTGACAGCCTCAAGGGCGCAGCCGCCGACAGCGCCACCGCCATGCGTGGCCGCCTGGGCTCGGCGCAGGCAACCGCCACGCAAATGCAGACCAATACCGCCGCCACCGTGCAGGAGGCTGCGGGGACTTTGCGCTGGCGCATCGGTCTGGGCCTGGCGCTGGTCGGGTTCGGCGTGCTGGCATTGCTGGCCGTGGTGCTGGGGCGGCGGGTGGTCAATCGCTTGAAGCTGTTGATCGCAGCGATGAACGACCTGGCGGCAGGCGAGGGCGATCTGACCAAGCGTGTACAGATCAGCAGCAAGGATGAAATTGGCGAAATGGCTTCGGCGGTCAATCGTTTTGTCGACAAGTTGCAACCTATCGTGCGTGAAGCGGGTGACGTGGCCCAGCGCACCGGCCAGGAAATCGGTGCGATGACCCTGCGCAACTCCGGCGCCGACGCGGCGGCCGGCATGCAGCGCGACGAAGTGGCCGAGAGCCTGCGGGCGTTGTCGCAGATGGCTGATGAGGCGCAATCGGAAAGCCAGGCGATGCAGGCGGCCCTGCAGCAGGTGGTGGAGATCCGCCAGGCCACCGATGAAACGACCCGCACCGCGGCCAAGGTCGGCGGCTTGATCGAAGCGCTGGCCGGACAGGTCGACACCGGGGCGAAGGTCATCGAACGGCTGGCGCAGCAGAGCGAGCAGATCGAAGTGGTCCTGACGGTTATCCATGGCATCGCCGAGCAAACCAACCTGCTGGCGTTGAACGCGGCCATCGAGGCGGCGCGGGCAGGCGAAACCGGGCGCGGATTTGCGGTGGTGGCGGACGAGGTGCGGGCACTGGCGAGCAAGACCCAGAGTTCGACTGGCGACATCCAGGCGCATATCGTTGCCTTGCAACAAGGTGCGCGCGAAGCGGTGGCTGCGATTGGCCAGGCTGGACGACAAGCGAACGAGGGCCTGGCGGTGCTGCGAGACAGCGCACGGCTGCAGCAATCAGTGCAGGTTTCGGTCGAGCAGGTCCATGCGGCCATCGGCCTGGCGACCCAGGCAGCGGCGCATCAGGCCCAGGGCGCCCAAGCGGTGCGCGGACGGGTGGAAACCATCCACGCCCAGGCCGAAAAAGCCGCCCAGGCGGTGGTCGAGACCACTGCCAGCGGCAAGGTGTTGGACGGTCTGGCGGCGCAGTTGAAGGCGAGTCTGGGGCAGTTCAGGGCCTGA